agaatgctgaatcaacagaagatactcagggacGAGATGATCAAagctaagacattcgatgcttaagggatatgacgcttcaacgctcaagcctctaataagccttcaaattgtactcccaatcaaagagtacaccttctataatggcgcatctagcttcagcacaaatatctcaatGGTTGACATACTGATTCAataccgacacgatcaaagtgctACAGTCGATAAGTCTTtactatcccatgataatacttaTGGAGCAGTGAAGCATTGTTTatcgatggcacaaactccttcgacacactggggacttgatcttattgaatGAAGTCTCCTTCTTCTATATGCCCAAACAACATCAATTCCCTGACAAAGCCACTTTGCGGCTCACTGGATGGATGAGCAacactatgtcgataatcatggttctagccttctcGGTATCTGGATCAACTCTATCCATAGTATCTGCATCaaaaagaatttctggagaaaaattcatccatggtctcagcatcaacaacggtctcaggagcaccatcctcatgacagggcttcatcattctctgaagtgttactcgatggatcgtacttcttcaagccctaataattcatatcaatatgtgtagACGTGAAAACATGTTAACATGAGCATCTTCCAAAAAAGCTTGCACGATGGACGGGCACAAGCCAAAGTATTCTACAAAATCTTCCCATCACCTCTACAaaggagatacaacacatttcaagccatgggtttacaaaaacgtaccaatgggtgaggaataggacattacttcctcaacaaaatatgttcatatatgtctctgctacaacataccaaaagggctcatcaatcggacatacgagctgaaagatatggcctttaccgtcaggtctataaaatctgaaaaatttgtacgggattacaaattacaaatgtgcacgcttcgttggctgacctatgcaactccaaattgagtgattcttttctcatgtgataactcatttTCTTatattcaaaagttggggtcaaccatcgaattccgacgtcgtatgaggttcctacagcttccagagcatacaacatgcaagcagcaattctcagacgagattcataacttccacagtcgatcggtgtccatcaGGTCTTTCCActgagtccttcatcaaggtatctccaacttcgaccacataggtctttacatcaatttttctacccggtcCTCTATCTAGATCTTgctagaagaagggaaaacgaaaaggagagatttaacaaaatactggggactgacggtccaatGATCATGACGAtgagtttcacagtccaagacccgtggaaccagactctcatgtgctgatcattcatcataaaaggaatgctaccaccgggacatgaaaccatggtcattacaccacccctcttgagagcaacctcagttatggtcccgtgaccagggtttcagaagtgatgtttctacgactgacagaaacaagatggctgcaagcaccatgctcatgtattagtcaaggggtcctgatctcaaatgaatcaatgaaatTTAAacccttcaccaaccgttcaagacacaacaggagtgttttacaacaacctcgtctaagatgattttacactgtcccgcacaaagaagcaaactgggagcaattggtgacgAATATAAggttgagttatataccattctcttcgtatgaatgtcctctacaatatatcaaaatttcatagcatttgGATAAACAATCAAAAATATGTGGCCGAAACATCCAACCGCACGCCAGCTGAGaaatttctgaaggtctcctggaagctcactgtttcgtcgatttaggCATTTAAATGTGCTCAAACGCCAAAAAGCTACTTTtccaaagcttggaaattttatgGCGATGAGGATTCATGGGTATATtgtgaaaatccgacatcggatgaagattttatggcgtttttgctaaaagacagagttctgaattttctggtgacgtatttcggtaaaaaaattcattcattcatatgagtcttcattcattcattcatgaaTCAGAGAtcctatacttctatgaagaaaatatATATGGGTACTTACTTGAGTGGTTTCTAAGCCGTTCGAAGACCCAATATTGTCGGAGTCATCATTAGAAGCGTTATTACTTTCATGCGGTTTCGGGTTTTGGGAATTCTCCGTCTCACCAAGGTTCAAGGATTAATGAGCATCATCAATACCTTGTTCATCCACGataatttcttcctggattcatcaataacaattattattatttcattcaaggagatgccacgatcacctgcacgaaagagatacttacatcgacttcttcatcaatgctggattcctgaattgttttccCGAGAACAAGTTGAataccgtcaatcgatggagcaaaagtattaaaataaataacaaaccttggtttcgtgatcctaattgcactggcagggaaaagtcatgacacaaggagcgctaacaactcaccaaagaaacggtcgGGGACTGCACgccatttgctaacatcctgtagtccttacttcttgATTCTCCGCTCCcatagactttcttccatttctgtgGATTCCACATTGATCCGGGAtatcactatacgatcatcctgtaGTAAAGCTAAtggaataaccaggagtacaactcagtatgaaggatctctcaccatcactcagaggtcccagaaataccatttcttgaagttgcatccgtagagatgtcatctatGGAAACACCttctttggaagtatcatcatgggagtcagtcattcttgcaaagtggctatttcagcacatcgttcatacaaagcgcaagaTTCGATAAAACAATGAATCAttgaataaaggtgctcacaacagcgtctacaaaaatggtaaccgtccaactcttacctatttacaatttcaatagttgtagtgattacaatctcgagaatttgttcgctccttcaaacctgaaaagacgaacaaaattcgttattcaaaaccataacgtgattttcataaaactgtgaacaattcacgaaactttcacattattttcaccgtgtgagcgactcccaccgagtgaactcccattggttttgtgcatacactatcagatcacaaaatccatacaaacagtattttatcaaaaattgtttacttctagcaattgctgaaaatcaagaacttaatttcacataaatttttcactatgtgaacattcactggtttttcaatgaattcaatttcatttgtgctttctttttttaataacaCCTGAACTTGACAAACTCCTTCAAAATATAGATTGGAGgtaggatacttactaccagaaaaCAAAGTTGTGAGATCATAAAACGTCTTGAGAAACTTTGTGACCACTTCAATTTGATCCCATTCTTCGTCAGTTGGGCAGTCTGTATAGTCTGAATCCACCTCCTTCAAGTGAGCGAAAACACTTCTATACACAAGACAACTGTCTAACataagataagttgaattccatctgtataaaaaaaaaagtaacaaacattcaatGAGCATATTATAAACAATAATACCATTCTTTAACTGTATAACAAAATAAAAGTGGAAACCCACCTTGTCTTAACATCTTGACGAACACCCCTTCTTACTGCAGACATTCCTAAAGTATCAACAATgtccaagaatttttgttttcttacttgggaCTTTTTAAGCGACTTCACTGAATTTCTTAACTTAAGCACAACtggatcaatcttcacaagtccatcttttacaataagagctaagatgtgagcacaacaacgcacatgaaAGTATTTTCCCTTGTTAAACAGgatcttctttgcaacaagtctacTCTGCATAATTCTAGCACAAGCTCCGTTATTTGCAGCATTATCCAAGGTGATATTGGATACTTTttcttcaattccccaatcttctatcattgcaaATAGCTTGGCAGAAAGGTTTTCACCTGTATGAGGTAGTGGAACACAAAAGTTAAACTCCTTTAGTTCCCAATTTTGATTAACAAAGTGGACGGTTAAAATATCTGAACACTCAAGTAAGTGCTTcacctgtatgaggtggtggaagttcACAAAAATTCAGTAGATACTTCTTTAGTTCCCAATTTTGATTAACAAAGTGGACAGTTAAGCTTATATACCCTGTAGTCGTAACAGAggtccacatgtctgatgttagacacATCCTACCTGTAAGGATTACACATACATATCATCAAATCTTATCATAATTAATTACGATGCGATATGATCCAATACAAAATGTCTACTTTTTCCTTGTGCACGAGTGATAAACACCTGATGAGTAGTTGCATCTATTCTACACAGATATTGATGAATGTAAAGAACCAcacaagtgtggagaagatatgcaGCAAATTTACAGTTTACTGAAATGGAACATGCGAGGCATATGTTTAACCAATCCTTCAAAATGATCCACAGGTATTGGAGTAAGCATAGTCATAATACTTCTGCTTGGGATAATTGGCTATTGGTTAAACAGAAAATTTCAGAAGAGAAAGCAAATGAaacttttgaaattttgaatcgtACTAacctggagcaagtttcaatatgtttcgaataacttctttttgtgCATTATGTTTTTTGACGATATCGGCTTtcccagtattccttgatattggtTTAGCATCCTCATTTAGATAAGCACATATGTCCCTAAATTCTTTCCACTCCACCAAAGCCAATGGGACATTTCTTGCAATGAGTAATTCTGAAATAAGATCCCGAAACTTCATCTGATCAATTTTGCGTAAGCGGGAAGACAACTGGCCATTCTTTGCAGATAAAATCATTTGCCCTATGTCCTGAGAATGACGCTCACGGCACTTATGCCTTTTCATAGATGAGGTTCCACCTTTCTGGCTATCATATTTATATCCCACTTTACAAGCCTTGCACACTCCCTTCTTTGATCCATCTTTATATTTAATGAGATCAAAATATTCCCAAACATCAGATCTAAGTTTATGTTCCTTTTCACCTGAAACTGGTGCAGATGCACAATCAACAGTTGTAGAGCCATCCAAAGGATCTaccatctcaacatcatcatcctcactgtcactactcataacatcgttataatgagtttgttcttgtacacttgacatcctggAATCTGGATTAGagccacaaaaacacaaaaatcagTACATTACTTACTAGTTACTATCAAGGTTAAATAACAAAACACTCACAGAATTCAAACCATACTACTGTCTACTATCATGGTTCATGGACTAACATCAGCAATTGACTTGGAGTCTTGGATACTACAACATATAGATAAGTGTTTTTCAGGTGTGCTCAAATAATATGGATCACTGTAAGGCTTCAATTGCACAGCACAAACAATATGGATCACTATAGTACCTCTAACTCCTGCACTATCAGTTCAGCTCCATCACAACTATGACCTCACCACAACAACATCATCACCAAATGTAGTTTAACTTATCCATTCCTGCACCACTAGATGTCTAGATCACTCAAAATACACACACAGAACAAGTAAATTATTCATCAACATCTTCTCAGTTACTATACAACAACCCAACAGCCACACTAAAGCTATCACCATTACCATTTCCTTGTCCAGTTCACTACAACAAACAAAGTTTTGTGTAACTGATGTCAATACCACTTCTAAAACTCAGTTTCTGTTTCATTCTTAATAAGTACCAACCTATGTAAATCAAAATAAACCTAAACCCCAATCAATACAGCTCCATTTTATATCGACATAATTCTTGACCTCATAAGCATTCACATAATCTTAATAATGAACTGAAGGCTATACTAATTTACTTACATAAATATTTACCTTGCAAAATGACTCAATCATCAACTTTTGTCATTGATTGAGCAGTGAAAGTTTGGTAATCAGCAGCATAAACAGATCCTGGAACTGCAAGATGGGCAAAACATAATTCAAAAACAATCCAAGAGACTGAGCTTAACAAGCACAGAAGCAAACACACGGGCTAGTCTGGATAGTTATAGTGTCCGAAGCAAAACAGTTCTGACTAACATGTCTACATCACAGAAACTAATACACAGGAACTATTTATAAGCACAACAATCTTTCATTAAACGATGGTTTACCATTTAGTTGCTTAATTATGCATTCTAGTAAAACACCAGTCACACATCAAAATTATACTAAGCATCTTATCCAGAGAAGTGGTTCATGGGAGCGTAGAGCAATGACTCAACTTTACTTTCTAATTTCTAATCATAACATGACATCCCCTTAACATTTCACTTAATGAAGATGGGCCTCTTACTAGGACAGAACATATTGGCAGGAACTATCATAGATTAAGAGAATTATCACAAAAATACAATGAAGCAATAAACCTAGCCTATATTATTATATGGTACCTTGAATCCAGAAAATTCAAGGAAGAAAGCAATCTAGGATTAGAACTTAGAAGATTACCTGTCCTCAACTCTGAATCTTCCACAACAAGATGAAGAATTAGCAGAGATTATTAACAAAACCCCAATTCGAAAATCTGAAAAACTCAAACTAATCGAATCACTATTTGCAGAAgttaagatggagaagaagactcGTTGTTTTGaagattaaaatcaattagaaatcACAATTAGTTGTTATGGTTGGGATCCATGTTTCCCCCGCCTATTTTCTTCTACAACCAATATACAAACAACataattttggataccatgaatcaaaatatatgaataacatcctaagaaaaaatgatgaaattaaaaaaaattaaaatgatgaaattaaaaaaaatcagaatctcTAAAATTGTTCTTCTAATGATCAGTTTACAACTTTACATAATAAAGATGAAGACCAAAAGataaagagatgaagaagatacCTGTAGATTATTATAAGTTGTCTGTAAGAGATGATGATTTTCCTTTGAAGATGTTGCAGAAGAAGCGAAGGGAAACGAAAAAGGTATTTCGCTTTATTTATAATCAACCATATCAGTTCGGTCAGGACTCAGGTGATTGTCGATACggac
This portion of the Papaver somniferum cultivar HN1 chromosome 11, ASM357369v1, whole genome shotgun sequence genome encodes:
- the LOC113324066 gene encoding zinc finger BED domain-containing protein RICESLEEPER 2-like — protein: MVDPLDGSTTVDCASAPVSGEKEHKLRSDVWEYFDLIKYKDGSKKGVCKACKVGYKYDSQKGGTSSMKRHKCRERHSQDIGQMILSAKNGQLSSRLRKIDQMKFRDLISELLIARNVPLALVEWKEFRDICAYLNEDAKPISRNTGKADIVKKHNAQKEVIRNILKLAPGRMCLTSDMWTSVTTTGYISLTVHFVNQNWELKKYLLNFCELPPPHTGENLSAKLFAMIEDWGIEEKVSNITLDNAANNGACARIMQSRLVAKKILFNKGKYFHIDPVVLKLRNSVKSLKKSQVRKQKFLDIVDTLGMSAVRRGVRQDVKTRWNSTYLMLDSCLVYRSVFAHLKEVDSDYTDCPTDEEWDQIEVVTKFLKTFYDLTTLFSGNTMDRVDPDTEKARTMIIDIVLLIHPVLASTSSKFEIAPSALMIG